GAGACAGAATAATTATATCCACATACCTAGATGTATTCTGTTTCAACAGTTTAATTAACCATGAATGTACAAATAATTTCTTTCTGATTAGTAGTATGATATAAATTAATTCATAGTTTGTTATTTGATTCctcttattcttttctttttttgcgcGTCAGTTATCAAACAGAGTCACTCGGGTGAAAACAAGGACATTAAAGATGACAAAGCTGGAATATAGTTTGCTTTTTTAACCCAAAGTCCTGTGATATCACGCAAGAGTCCCCAGGGGGCATTTCCTGCCATTGAGGCAGTGGACCTACCTTTCCACCCCTGCACCTCAACACAGGACATGATTTACACTGTTAATATTTATCTGTGTGTCTCAGATGGGGAAACACAATATCCTCAGAGCAAGTTCCTCGAAGGTCAGCTAGGGTCAGAGAAGGAAAGCAAGCCTCTGCCAAATTTCATAACGGTGACTGGCTGAGATTGAATGACAGCCAAAATATTTACTGAAACATGTGATCATACAGTACATCGCGCCAATGATAGGTACCATTAAGAAGAGATAGGATCCCTGGTTGACGTGCTGGGGTGAGCTATACAAATAGGGAATTCTGTATTAAGTagactctttgtgtgtgtgtgtgtgtgtgggtgtgcgtgtgtgtgtgtgtctgtgtcttttttatcATAGATTATATATAAAGTTGAACAGCATGACAACTCCAAAAAGTTAGGCCAAGTGTCTTGATCACCACCTTATGGCTTGCTGCAGTATATAGGTCATAAGCTGCCACCTCCAAGGTGTTGGACTGGACACGGGTCACGATGGTTTTCTGTTCTTTAAGAtagttcttatcaaactgaAATCTcaggggtgggtgtgtgtgtgtgtgtgtgtgtggtgaggtATCTTCTCTATTCCTTTCATCCTCATCAAGGACAGAGGGGTTGCGGCAGCATGCAGGAGGTAGGACGTAACAGATTCATTCCAATGGgatccagtgtttctgtttacaGCGCATCAACACCCCATGCCCGTATTAACAACACCCAAGATTGAATAAAAGTGAATGGCAGAAAGTTGGTGGCATTCAGACTCATTTGAAGGGGTCTGACCATGCAGTCTCCTGTGCAAAGCTGATCTTAGAAGGGGGTGCTAACCACATTGTTGTTGCTATGGATGATTCGTTCTCGGGCCCCCTTCTTAGGTCAGGCCCCAGGCAATTGTTTGGGGCCTGACCTGCCTGGATGTCTAAAATATTTCAACATACTTTTTTACAGAGAAGCACACGTGGCTTCCCAAAAACTCAACTCAACCAGTGAAAAGACAACAAGAAACCACTTTTGTGATGTCATCCTCACCACTTCCTACCGTCTCCATCAGTAAGGGCTCGAAAATACAGTGTAAAAGCCCAGCTCACAGTCGTACTGTTctacttttttaaatttgtatatgTTACACGATGTGGGAGTGTTTTCCTTGTTACTTCAACACTGTcacagtgtttttttcatgatttAATTTCTTCCCAATGGAACCGGTTCAGCTAGAGTGTTGGCAGAGCAACTCAGTGTCTGACAAATGTTTCTAGTACAACAAGAAAGTTCATTCAATGAGGACACAGATGTtttgcagaaaaaacacatgttgcACATGAATTGAAATTGTTTTCATCCATGATTTCAACATTGTTGAACAGGCAAATAGGCAACTATTATTGTTGGCTGAGCCACACAGAATGAATCAGCAGCAGGTCCATCGTGTTATTATGCAGACAAGTTATTTCAAACAGACATTTTCAACTATTTATTTTGcacaacattatttaaatttacattttaagatgCCTGACATGTCTTGAAGTAATAACTTTTTAAACACCATCATTTCACTGTAATGTTTTGATGAGTCTTTATGATGGAACAAACCTTCAGAATCAGCAGAAGAGTTGAATAGCTcacactttattattttttagtaATGCATCAGCACCAGTCACTTTGAGAGCAACAGCAGGGCTCAGGTTCAATACTCCGAATACCTCTCTCATATATCTATGGATTGTGTCTTTAGGTTTCCAATGTTTTATTATGATAACTCTATACTGCAACCGCCTAGGCTACCCAGAGATCCTTGTTTGATTACATATATGTAAAGAGTAATACTCTCTGGATGTAGATGACCTTCCACCTTTCACTCAGGGTATTATACAGCTCTAACATACTGTCAGTCATGTACATCATATTTTATACTATTACTACGCCCAGTAAAGGCCCAATTGAAGGCACCCAGGAGTTGTACTCCGAGGTCCTTCCAGATGACCCACCCTATCTCTCAGGCTTAGCCCAGAAACGTGATACAGAAAACTTAGTTTGGCTGCAGGCATTTGAAACCTCAATCTTCCAGTCACTACACAGAGCTATTGACCATAGTTGAAGGTTAGAGCCTAGATCAAACatagtgaaagtgaaagttttGACCTGCGGCTCAGCTCGTTTTTCACCACAGCTGTCCAATACAACAATTTTTGAATGTTCACAAAGTTTAGGGAAACGACAATTGTTAAGAATGAGAGCCAAATATTGAAtctatcatttattttcatttcatgtctatatctgcttcagaggctgagaaacGGGTTTGTAAACGGGGTTAAATCTGCCAGCTCTTAAGAAAACTGTCCGGTTTTAGGGGATCTTTTTCACACAACTCTCACAGTGGGTTTATATTTGGTGCATCAGGTCTTAATGGATTAATAGACTATTAATATTTACCATTATATCTTCTACAAATACATGGGGTtacaaataataatgttttaactTCTACAAGCATGGCAAAGAATCATTCAACAGGCAATGGGGGCCCACTGGGAGTACCCAGACCTTTGAGTTACACCCCTGCAGTAGAGGGAGCAAATATTACTCATTGGCCGTTGACGTCTTTTTACTGCACCGATATGATAAAGAAGGGGACCTTAACATTTGGCCCTCAGTTGGACGTATTAAGTCTTTCACAGGGAGCAGGAAAACCGTCAAAGCCCACACAGCGTTAGTCAGGCAAGGCGTAATGGATCTTACaaatttaaacagaaaatgaagCAATGTCACAAATATCCAACTAAAAACATAGCTGTACTGAGAATGTTGTTATTGGCACTGTCACTAAACCTTGTTCAAGTGCATCTCAAGGTTTTACTGTGAAATCCCATTGAAGCAACAACGGGAAAGAACAGTGTTTGATTTAGAACAATGAAAATAGTCTTCAGGATCGCTTCAACATCCTCCAGAGTAAACTCAGCGATGCCATTAAAGTTAGAAATCAGAGAAAAACATGTATCGGGGCCGTGCGGCCTGGTTTTTGTCActgatttgactttgtgttaCCGTTACACAGaagtgtgtgtcactgctttGGACTTAATCTATCATCTATGCCATCCAGTGGTGGGCGTCCTTGCAAaggttataataaaaaaatccaacatTCCCTAcccaaataaaaacagtgaactGATTATTTTGTTGCTGCAGCACGAACAAAGCTCACATCCCCTCCACCCCATCCCATTGCACCACACCCCTTTCGTAGGGGAAGTGCGGGGGCACTGAGTCTAACACCTCGTGAATTATCTACAGTTACTCACTGTGTCATGAATGTCTGTAATCACAGTGATAAGTCTGTTTTCTGATCTCTACGTATAAAAGTTAGCTTACAGCTACATAGTAACGTCTTTATGATTCTAACTTTCCCCACACAAACAGGTCTTTCATCTTCTGAGTCACTCTGGGAGGGAATCAGTCGGATGTGATCACGTTCCTTCAAACCTACTCAACCAAGACTCCACCTTGAAATACAGCAGCTCAAggaataacaacacaaaaaaacactttaaataatgTGGTTGTCACGTATTGCCCCTGCGGCTATAGGACGTCCGTCCAGCTCCCTTGTTTCTACTTCCTCCTCTACGTCCAGTCACTTCCTCCCCTGAGGAAAGTGGAAGGTagctctcttcctcctctgctgtgctGATGAAGAGAAGACATTGAACAATTTAGGAAGAGCTATGATTGATTTAGACTTACCATAAGTCAGACAATTGACTTTCTACCTCTGTAGCTATTATTGTGCCTCAAGGAAGTCTGTCTACTTCGAGAATCTGTGAGTCAGTGCCTGCTCCTGGAGACTTGTTTCTATTATAAGCTAGGTCTCTCATCAACAATTTGGTCGAGTCCATTTTCAACAGGCTGTTGATTAATACTTAataatttacataaataaagttGGTAAAGAATAAAGCAGCAAGATCCTTTACAAACAGTGTATCCGAACAACTTAACCTTAAATCATCcgctttttatttcataaattaaaCCCCCGAGGACAGAGCATCAAACGCTGTTTCGTGATTCAACGGctcattttaaaacaacaattaaaagtTACCAGTATGgcatttttagttttatttttattttattgttattcttttatctgatttattttattgcatttctgaGTACGATCTATTATTACTTTTATGAGAATTATCTTAACATCTGTGCACggtattatttataatattatatcGATTTACCTCTGATGATACACTGGGCTCTGCCTCAAAACAATCTCTCACCTTTAGCTTTATCCAGAAATGCACTTTTTAACATTATAATGTGACATGATGACATTATGGAGAGtgtaacatttataaataatctgcttaaaagactgaaataacttttaaatacaattaattGTGTGTGAGGGCTGGGCAAAATAAAGATTATACTTGAACATGAACTCTGTGAGAACTGGATGTTTGGCAAATATTTTTCTTCCCATGAGACTTAAACTTTCAATTTATCATCTAGATAAAGAAGGTCAACTTTTACTCATCTCATGGGATTGGGCTCATCTCATTAAAGTCCCTCTACTccagtgtgggtgtgtctgtgtgagtgtttgtgtgtgttggtgggctAGTCTCTCTCTGATAAGTGTGGGGGTTGAGCAATCAGACCAGGGCTTAAACCACAAACCAGGACGGAACTTCCTTCCTGGCCTggtccaacaaaaaaaaaaaaaacacactcagctGGAGGCCTTTATAAATGGGGACTATGTTCAGCTCTCAGTCACTGGATCAGAGTCGGATCGTCGAGCACTGAGTTTCACACCATCTTGGGTTTTTCTAACATCGACATCATGAGTCCTACAACACAAGCTCTGCTGATTTGCGTGGTTTTCCTCTTCGGGCTGGAGGACGCGGTGCTCGCCCTGAGCGGACACTGCGCCGACAATCGGTGTTTTGTGCTTTTACGCCAATCCGAGGACTTTCCGGGGGCGCAGAGAAACTGCAGTGGCACGGGGGGACAGTTGCTCACGATCAGCTCTGAACAAGCGGAGGAGACATTAACGGGTCTCCTGAGCGGGGAAAACGGGAGTTACTGGCTGGAGCTGCAGGGCACCGGCAAGAAGCCACAGGAAGCCACGGCAGTTCTTGGAAACTGCTCCTCCGTCTCCATGTCGGGGGAAGGGAACATCCTGGTGTCCGCGAAGCAGTGTCGCAACGTACTGGACGGGTTTCTGTGCCAGTACACGTACGAGAAGCCTTGCAGTCGCATCGAGGCGGACGGGGGCGCACAGGTGAGGTATACCACTCAAATGGGGTTCGACGTCAACGATTCTAAAGCGTTTCCACCAGGAACCTTCGCTGTGGCGGACAAGGTCGGTGAGAAATATCTGGACTCGAAACATTTGTGTGCCTTTGGGGGGTGGATGCGCGCTCCCTGGAAATGTGAGGTGTTGAAGGGAGGATGCGAGCACAGCTGCAACGAAACCACTGGCACCTGCATCTGCCCCGAGGGACAAGCCCTCCACCCCAACGGCATCACCTGCGCCGTGGACCCGTCGGATGGCTTTCCTCACCCTGTCCTTTCCTGCACCATGGGCAAAAAGCCGGCGCAGGACGGGAAAAGCTGCGTGGACGTGGACGAGTGCAAGGAGGGGGAGGACCCGTGCACAGCCGAGGGCCAGGAGTGTCTGAACACGGATGGAGGGTTCGAGTGCAGGTGCAGAGATGGCTTTGATTTGGAGAATGGGGCGTGCATAGACGTGGCGATCTGCTCCAGGTGCGAGCACATGCAGTGCGTGAAGCCCACTGGGGTGTACGAGTGTGCGTGCATGGACGGGTTCAGGGTGTCAGCCAAGGACCCCACCAAGTGCGACCGACACTGCACTGAGAGAGACTGCGAGGCCGTGTGCACCGACGACGCAGATGTGCAGAGCCCGGAGATGCGACACTGCGAATGCCCCGAGGGCTACATCAGAGACGGCAAGGACCTTTGCACGGACATCGATGAGTGTGAGACGGAAAGGATGTGTGACCACAAGTGTGAAAACACGTTCGGTGGTCACAGGTGTTCGTGCTTCGAGGGCTTCAGGCTGCAGGGTGACTCCATGTGTGTGCAAaccgaggagctggaggagggtgAGTCAGGCGCTCCTCCTACACAGCCCATACCGGCCACCGCTCACCCAGCCGCGGTGCCCTCCTCCATCAGGACCGGCAGCGTCCTGGGCATCACCGTGTTCATGGCACTGTGCGCGGCGCTGCTGTGTCTGCTGGTGCACACCATGGTGAAACGCTGCGGCAGGTTCAAGCTCTCCTCTTTCAGACGTCCAGACATAGATGTCTTCTACCTGCAGCAGGTGACCTCGGAGACTTACAAGAGGCTGTCCTTCGACAAACAGTTCAAAAGTGACTTGCAAAGACTGTGATGTGGAGTTGGCATATgggacttttatttttcacacttaTCCAGAAAGCGGTCATAAGAAACTTTTAACAGCAGCGATGGTTGAGGTAAAATAAGACTTTAAGGAGAAACCGCTTCACGCTTCCTGGATGTGTTACAGATTTCTATATGGAATTGGCTGTAAATTTGCTTCATGGTTTTAAAAGTTCATCAATTATGGATTTCCAGCAGTCAGAGCAGTATATATCAAACAAGATGCTTTTACAACAGTGTCAGGTAATGGTACTAAAACGTAAGAGGGGtcagtttaaacattttaaatgcactcaaaagaaagtaaaagtaccacacATGTAACACAATAAGCTCCTTCAATTTGATTAGATAAGAAAgtatttgctgatatatgtagaagaataaaaagctttttatatttaattcttTAGAACAAAATGTGCTTTCGTCTTTGctcaacatttttactttgcatttaatgttttattacacAAATCAGCTGTTTTACTGTATTTCATCTTTTTATGAGGTCACACTGGACATATTATCGATGAAAAAAGcccaagagaagaagaaagtctCTCAGTAGTTAGCACTGACATTGGACCACCACTGTTGGTTTTAATAGTGTTAACTGGCTCCATGAAGCATGCATGGCAGCCGGCGTAGAGGTTTTTATCAAAACAGCCCAGGACCATTCTTGCCTGTTGGTTTATTCACATTCTGGAATTTTCATCTTTAAAATAACTGACATCAGGACCTTGAAACCAATGGCTGGGTTCCCTCTGATCATCATATTACACCAAGAGAAATAGAAAAGTAGAATatatttgaaatttgaaattcCCAAATTCTGTTTCAGATATGTTTAGTGAAGATTAAACTGTGATTCTTAATGCTATGACTTGTGAAAATACCATACTTTacatccccccaaaaaagactTTATTAGGAATGACCTGTAAGATGTGTATCATGAAAAGTTGAATAAGTCTACTGTGCAAATCTATCACACTGATGATGCAGAGATGTTATACAAGCTGTGATTTAGCATGAAGCTGTATGTTATTCACTGTGTAcccagctgctgctgacagATCTGCTAAACACGAATGTAAAACTGTGCTGCTAACGTCTATTtatgtaaaagaaaacacacatgcacccccTGATGCACCCAGTCTCTTTGTCTGTATAACAGGCTTTctgcaagatgttttttttaaatattttttgatttaatgatactgtaaaaaaaattttattcattcttttattaattgaattattcatgtttttccGTTTTTCTACACCCAAAAGATTTCTTTCTAGCTTTTGTTTCAGTTCATTTTCCTCCACTGGCTTCTGATGACCTCTCCCTGCAGATTTAACACACAAAAATCTgctgtttattaaatattttactgttCTACTGTTTCCATTTAGCTGA
This genomic window from Platichthys flesus chromosome 18, fPlaFle2.1, whole genome shotgun sequence contains:
- the LOC133973693 gene encoding thrombomodulin-like, translating into MSPTTQALLICVVFLFGLEDAVLALSGHCADNRCFVLLRQSEDFPGAQRNCSGTGGQLLTISSEQAEETLTGLLSGENGSYWLELQGTGKKPQEATAVLGNCSSVSMSGEGNILVSAKQCRNVLDGFLCQYTYEKPCSRIEADGGAQVRYTTQMGFDVNDSKAFPPGTFAVADKVGEKYLDSKHLCAFGGWMRAPWKCEVLKGGCEHSCNETTGTCICPEGQALHPNGITCAVDPSDGFPHPVLSCTMGKKPAQDGKSCVDVDECKEGEDPCTAEGQECLNTDGGFECRCRDGFDLENGACIDVAICSRCEHMQCVKPTGVYECACMDGFRVSAKDPTKCDRHCTERDCEAVCTDDADVQSPEMRHCECPEGYIRDGKDLCTDIDECETERMCDHKCENTFGGHRCSCFEGFRLQGDSMCVQTEELEEGESGAPPTQPIPATAHPAAVPSSIRTGSVLGITVFMALCAALLCLLVHTMVKRCGRFKLSSFRRPDIDVFYLQQVTSETYKRLSFDKQFKSDLQRL